The Candidatus Delongbacteria bacterium genome contains a region encoding:
- the fabG gene encoding 3-oxoacyl-[acyl-carrier-protein] reductase → MSRRIVWVTGGSRGIGLEIVRAFAQLGDKVWFNDLREDQVRETEAALTAEGYDVAGRACSVTDFAGLERLVEEIVARDGRLDVLVNNAGITRDGLMMRMTEEQWSLVIHTNLTGCFNTIRHAIKPMMKQRGGRIVNIASVVGVMGNAGQANYSAAKAGVIGLTKTMARELASRGVLVNAVAPGYIETEMTAQLTEAARGELTRQIPLGRTGQAADVAEVVKFLAGPAAGYITGQVLQVDGGMHM, encoded by the coding sequence ATGAGTCGCAGGATTGTCTGGGTGACGGGCGGGTCCCGGGGCATCGGGCTGGAGATCGTGCGGGCCTTCGCCCAGCTGGGCGACAAGGTCTGGTTCAACGACCTGCGCGAAGACCAGGTCCGGGAGACCGAGGCTGCGCTGACGGCCGAGGGCTACGACGTGGCGGGCCGCGCCTGCAGCGTGACGGACTTCGCCGGCCTGGAGCGGCTGGTGGAGGAGATCGTCGCGCGGGACGGCCGGCTGGACGTGCTGGTCAACAACGCGGGCATCACGCGGGACGGCCTGATGATGCGCATGACCGAGGAGCAGTGGAGCCTGGTGATCCACACCAATCTCACCGGCTGCTTCAACACCATCCGGCACGCCATCAAGCCCATGATGAAGCAGCGCGGCGGGCGGATCGTCAACATCGCCAGCGTGGTGGGCGTGATGGGCAACGCGGGCCAGGCCAACTACTCCGCGGCCAAGGCCGGCGTGATCGGGCTGACCAAGACCATGGCCCGCGAGCTGGCCTCGCGCGGCGTGCTGGTCAACGCCGTGGCGCCGGGCTACATCGAGACCGAGATGACCGCCCAGCTCACGGAGGCGGCGCGCGGCGAGCTCACGCGCCAGATCCCGCTGGGCCGCACGGGCCAGGCCGCCGACGTGGCCGAGGTGGTGAAGTTCCTGGCCGGGCCGGCCGCGGGCTACATCACGGGCCAGGTTCTCCAGGTGGACGGCGGCATGCACATGTGA
- the fabF gene encoding beta-ketoacyl-ACP synthase II → MGKADRRRAVITGVGVLSPLGLDVESFWQALVAGVSGAGPITRFDASAFSTRFACELKGFDASQWLRKPELRRMDPFCQYGIIAAQLALEDSGINLEQVDLERFGVITASGIGGLVSIEDAHTQLMEKGPGRIPPMFIPMMISDILPGQIAMKWGLKGPNFGTVSACASSSHAIGCALQAIRTGQADRVLTGGAEACITALGIGGFNALQAMSTRNDDPTRASRPFDRDRDGFVMGEGSVILLLEELDAARERGATILAEVCGLGFTADAHHLTAPAPEGEGAQRAMKLAIRDAGLTPEDVDHINTHGTSTPAGDIAEIQGIARVFGEHATRLAINSTKSMTGHLLGAAGAIECLATALALKHGVVPPTINLDNPDPELTLPVVANQALTRPLRHAISNTFGFGGHNASLLLARWDE, encoded by the coding sequence ATGGGCAAGGCGGATCGTCGCCGGGCGGTCATCACCGGCGTGGGCGTGCTCAGCCCCCTGGGGCTGGACGTCGAGAGCTTCTGGCAGGCCCTGGTGGCCGGCGTGTCGGGCGCGGGGCCCATCACGCGCTTCGACGCCAGCGCGTTTTCCACGCGCTTCGCCTGCGAGCTGAAGGGCTTCGACGCGAGTCAGTGGCTGCGCAAGCCCGAGCTGCGCCGGATGGATCCTTTCTGCCAGTACGGCATCATCGCCGCGCAACTGGCGCTGGAGGACTCGGGCATCAACCTGGAGCAGGTGGACCTGGAGCGCTTCGGCGTGATCACGGCCTCGGGGATCGGCGGGCTGGTTTCCATCGAGGACGCCCACACCCAGCTGATGGAGAAGGGGCCGGGACGGATTCCGCCCATGTTCATCCCCATGATGATCTCGGACATCCTGCCCGGCCAGATCGCCATGAAGTGGGGCCTCAAGGGACCCAACTTCGGCACGGTGAGCGCCTGCGCCTCCTCGTCCCACGCCATCGGCTGCGCCCTGCAGGCCATCCGCACCGGCCAGGCCGACCGCGTGCTGACGGGCGGCGCCGAGGCTTGTATCACGGCGCTGGGGATCGGGGGCTTCAATGCCCTGCAGGCCATGTCCACGCGCAACGACGACCCCACCCGGGCCAGCCGACCCTTCGACCGGGACCGCGACGGCTTCGTGATGGGCGAGGGCTCGGTGATCCTGCTGCTGGAGGAGCTCGACGCGGCGCGCGAGCGCGGCGCCACCATCCTGGCCGAGGTCTGCGGGCTGGGCTTCACGGCCGATGCCCACCACCTGACGGCCCCCGCCCCCGAGGGCGAGGGCGCCCAGCGCGCCATGAAGTTGGCCATCCGCGACGCCGGGCTGACCCCGGAGGACGTGGACCACATCAACACCCACGGCACCTCCACGCCCGCCGGCGACATCGCCGAGATCCAGGGCATCGCGCGGGTTTTCGGCGAGCACGCCACCCGCCTGGCGATCAACAGCACCAAGTCCATGACCGGGCACCTGCTGGGCGCGGCGGGGGCCATCGAGTGCCTGGCCACGGCCCTGGCGCTCAAGCACGGCGTGGTGCCGCCCACCATCAACCTGGACAACCCCGATCCGGAGCTGACGCTGCCCGTGGTGGCCAACCAGGCGCTCACGCGCCCCCTGCGCCACGCCATCTCCAACACTTTCGGCTTCGGCGGCCACAACGCCAGCCTGCTGCTGGCCCGCTGGGACGAATGA
- the fabD gene encoding ACP S-malonyltransferase, producing the protein MQAAWIFPGQGAQYVGMAASLLESHAAARRLYDAARERTGVDFATLSTQGPKAELVKTSNTQPAIYLHSVALALLLRERGLRPAAVAGHSLGEYSALAAAGWLDPLDGLALVRRRGELMYQAGLDWAGTMAAVIGAEPELVNRLCDQVVAEGEVVQAANFNCPGQIAISGSLAGVERASALLKENGVRLVKRLEVSGAFHSPLMEAAREGLLQELDRVALRPGDAPLYCNVSGARVEDPEEIRRLLGRQLTETVRWQSAMENLLADGVDEVWELGPGRVLSGLLQRIAPTARSRAADKAAELDALLEGETT; encoded by the coding sequence ATGCAGGCCGCCTGGATCTTTCCCGGCCAGGGAGCCCAGTACGTGGGCATGGCCGCCTCGCTGCTGGAATCTCACGCCGCCGCGCGCCGCCTCTACGACGCGGCCCGGGAGCGCACGGGCGTGGACTTCGCCACGCTCTCCACGCAGGGTCCCAAGGCAGAGCTGGTCAAGACCTCCAACACCCAGCCGGCCATCTACCTGCACAGCGTGGCCCTGGCCCTGCTGCTGCGCGAGCGCGGGCTGCGGCCCGCCGCCGTGGCCGGCCACTCCCTGGGTGAATACAGCGCCCTGGCCGCCGCGGGCTGGCTGGATCCGCTGGACGGACTGGCCCTGGTGCGACGGCGCGGCGAGCTGATGTATCAGGCCGGTCTCGATTGGGCGGGCACCATGGCCGCCGTCATCGGGGCCGAGCCCGAGCTGGTGAACCGGCTCTGTGACCAGGTGGTGGCCGAGGGCGAGGTGGTGCAGGCCGCCAATTTCAACTGTCCGGGACAGATCGCCATCTCCGGCTCGCTGGCCGGTGTGGAACGGGCGAGCGCCCTGTTGAAGGAAAACGGCGTGCGGCTGGTGAAGCGCCTGGAGGTCTCCGGCGCCTTCCACTCGCCCCTGATGGAAGCGGCCCGTGAGGGACTGCTGCAGGAGCTGGACCGGGTGGCCCTCCGGCCCGGCGACGCGCCGCTCTACTGCAACGTCAGCGGCGCGCGGGTGGAGGATCCCGAGGAGATCCGCCGCCTGCTGGGTCGCCAGCTGACCGAGACCGTTCGCTGGCAGTCGGCGATGGAGAACCTCCTGGCCGACGGGGTGGACGAGGTGTGGGAACTGGGTCCGGGGCGCGTGCTCTCGGGCTTGCTGCAGCGCATCGCGCCCACGGCGCGCAGTCGCGCCGCGGACAAGGCCGCCGAGTTGGACGCCCTGCTGGAAGGGGAAACGACATGA
- the acpP gene encoding acyl carrier protein translates to MSQHFDKVKTIILEVLDLDDASKVTMDASFDNDLGADSIAKFELIDMLEKEFDLEITDESAQSLTTVGAVCKFLDEQVG, encoded by the coding sequence ATGTCCCAGCATTTCGACAAGGTCAAGACCATCATCCTCGAGGTCCTGGATCTGGATGACGCCTCCAAGGTCACCATGGACGCCTCCTTCGACAACGATCTGGGCGCCGACAGCATCGCCAAGTTCGAACTCATCGACATGCTGGAAAAAGAGTTCGACCTGGAGATCACCGACGAGTCGGCCCAGAGCCTGACCACGGTGGGCGCGGTCTGCAAGTTCCTGGACGAGCAGGTCGGCTGA